The sequence ATTACGCAATATCGTGGCCGTTCCACCCTTTTTCCAGAAGAGCGTTGCGCGCCGCTTCCTGCTCGGCTTCCTGTTTAGACTCTCCCTCACCGCGCGCGACAAGCTCATCGCGCAAAAAAATGCCGACGGTAAAATGCTTTTCATGGTCGGGGCCTTCTTCTTCAAGCACGCTATAGGAAGGAGTAACACCCACATATTCCTGTGAGCGTTCTTGAAAATAACTTTTTGCGTCTTGCCACAGACGATTGGAAATGATCTCTGTAAGATATGGAAGGAGTGTCTCGGCAATAAATTTCGCCGATGCTTCATATCCAAGATCAAGAAAAATAGCGCCGATGATCGATTCATACGTGTTTGCTAAAATGTATTGTCGCGCTTTCCCTGTGTCTTTTGATTCCCCTTTGGAAAGCAAGAGAAACTCGTTGGCGCCGATCGCGACTGCCGCTTTTGAAATACTTATCGTATTCACCAGCGCCGCCCGATACGCGGTCAATTCGCCTTCGGTTTTATCGGTATACGTACGGTACAAATAGTCTGTGGTTACCAATTCCAAAACAGCATCACCAAGAAATTCCAGCCGCTCATTATGTGAGAGGCCCAGCCCGGGATTTTCGTTGAGATAGGAACGATGGATAAATGCTTGTTTGAGTAAATTCTTATCGTTAAATTCCACACCGATCCTTTTTTCAAACTCGGAAAAATCTTTCATGCCGTTCACGTGTAAATTCAAAAGCTCAAATTTCAAATTAACTTTATTTAATCTTTGGGCTTTGGAATTTGATACTATTTTTTAGTTAATAATATATGTATCCCTTTTGTCACAATCGGTAAAATATCATCGTATATATTAAGATTCACCACATCAGCAAGCTTGAACCACTTGGCATCATCAATTCCTCCCGACTCGCCCGTAACAAGATCATCAAACTTCGCTTCTGCCAGAAAATATGATACGCGTTTTCTTATTTTCCCCTGCTTAGGGTCTGAAGCGATGTATTCATTCACGCCGAGCGTATCGTGCACTGTGGAGACCACCGCCCCCATTTCTTCTTTCACTTTTCGGACAACGCCGTCTTTTTCTTCCTCATTCTCTTTGAGATGCCCCTTTGAGAGCGTCCAGTGGCCAAACACATCATGGATCAAACCGAGATACACGTCCGCGCCTTCACGCGCATAGACAAGTGCGCCCACGAGTCCGTCTACGGGAAGTGTCGCAGGGTCAATGACCTTGTTATTTTTTTGCGAACTCTCGTCCTTCCCGGGTTCGCCAAGTTCTTTATACACGGCCCCCAAAACACCATTCACAAACTTGCCGCTGTTCTCGCCGCCGAATGTCTTTGCGAGCTCAATTGCTTCATTGATCGCTACTTTGGGCGGCACTTCTTTCCTGTCTCCAAAAAGAAGTTCGGAGAGTCCGATGCGGAGCACGTTGCGATCAACTATTGAGATCTTTTCAAGCGGCCAATCGGGAGCCGCTTTGGTAATGATCGCGTCTATTTTCCCTTGCTTCTCCAGAACCCCTTTTGCAAGAGCTTTCATGAACGAAGTATCTTTTACGCCGGGAGCAAACTCCGCGGCATTGCGCGTTACGGTATCTTCAATGGCGATATTTTTATTGCCGTTAAAATCCCACTCAAAGAGGGACTGCATGACAATACTTCTTGAAAGGTGCCGATTCGCCATAAAAAGTGCAAAAATTTAAAAATTACTCACACGTTAGACAAGAATAAATCCAAGTAACAAACCAGTACGAGTATACGTTATGCAAATGATTCGTATAATCGTACAGATCAGCTAATTCCGGAACTATTTCTTCTTGCCTTTGGCCTCCAGAGGCTCTTTCGCGCCCGCGGACCCTTCTTCAGCCTTTGGTTCCTTGCCAAGCTCACGCGTTTTGGCCTTTGCGCGCTCCGCTTTTCTGTTCACTTGTGCCAATACGTCAACAATCTCTCTGCCTCTGTAGGTGCCGCAATTGCCGCACATTTTATGGCGGAGATGGCCTTCCCCGCACTTGCCGCACAGAGAAAGACGCGGCGTGGTAAGCGCATGATGAGACCGCCTATTGCCCGTGTGTCCACGGGTGTGTCGCATTCGTACTGACATTGCCTAGTACTATAACACCCTATAAAAAAAGAATCAACCCGGAACTCAGGCTGATTCTATGAAAGAAATTTCGCGTACGCACCTTCCTTTCTTGCTTCACGAGAAGCGATAGGATGTGTGCAAGTCCTCATGCTCCCTAAGCAGGTGGGCGATATCCTTGAAATCTTTTGCAAAGCCGCCTTCTTTAAGCGCGCAGTATAACGCAAGCTTGTGGGAAAAGTGGAGTCCGTTTTTCTTCTGGAGCGCAAGGTCCACGCCCCACCACTGCGGTTTCCCCGTCTCTCCATGGAGACCGATGTGGCGAAGAACGCCTTTCCACTTATTTTGCACGAGCCAAAAAGTATGTCGTGTCCCCTGTTTTTTGAATTCCTTAGAAAAACCGGCAACACGCGTGCACTGTTTTGGTGAGATGATGAGACCTGTCTCTTCTTCTACTTCGCGAGTCAGCGCATCTTCTTCACTCTCCCCTTCCTTGATACTTCCCCCGGGAAGTGTAAATTTCGTTGGCAATTCTTCAATTCTAGGTTTCCGGTCCGGTAGGACGAGCACGGCTATATTTCCACCGCATAGCCGTAACAGGATAGCGGATATTGAACCATACCCCTCTCCTCGTTGCATGACTATTCCTCCTCTGTAGAAATTGTAGAAATTTTTGTACTGAAACTATTTGCATAGTACCACGAAAATAACAATGTTGTCAACAACATAAAAAAAGCGCCCGGGAAGGGGCGCTCTGTAAAAAATTGGGTTCGTTACTTAATCAGCTTTACGAACATGATTGCGTCGCTCGCCATAATATCCCGGCCGAACACGGTCGTCGATCCACTCGGGTGAAAAAGAATTGTCAGTTTCCGCCGGATTGGTCGGATGAGCCGCCAATTCTTGCTTCAGGTCACGATCTACTACTGCTGTCAGTGCATCCGTCTTGCCCCTGTTCATTGCTCACCTCTTTGAAATGTAGCGNNNNNNNNNNNNNNNNNNNNNNNNNNNNNNNNNNNNNNNNNNNNNNNNNNNNNNNNNNNNNNNNNNNNNNNNNNNNNNNNNNNNNNNNNNNNNNNNNNNNCTGTCAGTGCATCCGTCTTGCCCCTGTTCATTGCTCACCTCTTTGAAATGTAGCGATTGAAGGTTATTTCAACAAGCGAGGAGTGCGTGGAAAATTCTGACCTGCCTTGCCGGCAGGCAGATTTTACACAGCATCCGAGTGAAGTTGAAACAAGGAGTTTAATACTCTTTATATGTTTTTTGAGAACCCAAAGAACTAAAAACGCACGAATGCGTCGTTTACCACATAATGCATAATACACGGTTTCCTACCTTAAGTCAACCCCGATAGTGAATTTTGGCATAACGCGCTTCTGGCGCGCACTTCGTGCAATGCCAAAATCTACTACGGGGTCAACCCTTTTAAGGAAACTCTTTCGATGTATGGGAGAAATGCCATGTTGTTTGATACGCTCCATGTGCTCCTTTGTTCCATAACCCTTGTGTTGAGGAAAGAGATACTGGGGATACTGCTTTCCATACCCCGTCATTTTTCTGTCACGCAACACTTTCGCCGCAATGGACGCGAGCGCAATGAGGATTTCTTTCTCGTCCCCTTTGATGATGGTTTTCTGGGAGACATATTCTTCGGGCGCCACGAGGCCTCCGTCAAGAAGGACGCGACACATTTTTGGATCGCATGCCAGTTTCATCAAAGACATCTTCATTGCTTTCTTGAGCGCGTACGAAATACCGTGCCGATCTATCACCCGCGAACTTACAAAAGAAACATGATATATCAATACTCCGCGCCTTGTTTCCTCTCTGATGCGCGCAAACCATTCCTCGCGTTTCTGTGCCGAGAGTTTCTTTGAATCCTTGACGGAGCGAAACAAGCGCGAGAGCTTGCGTGCCGGCAGTGCGCTTGCCATCACCCCCACGGCCACGGGTCCGGCCAGAGGACCTCTCCCCACCTCATCAATGCCAATCACATATTTCACGCTCCGGATCACGTTCCCCATACCACTATCATAGCAAATTGTTAGAACCCATCTCAATAATAATGGCTTATAGAAACGCTTGGATTTCGAGCGAAAAAAACGAAGCGGGAGGAGGCATATCGGGATATGCTGACGAGCGATGAGCTTTTTGCAGCCGAAATCCAAGCGTTTGGATAGCCAAGCGATTCTTTTTTCCATGATTTGACACACAAACACTTTTATTGTTATTCATATTTTAAACGGTTATTACTGAGATGGATTCTAGGACTTTTTGCTTTCTGCTATAATAGTGGAATCATGGATACGAAATTCGTACACCTCCATACCCACAGCCACTATTCCCTTCTTGACGGGCTCTCAAAGATTGACGAAATGGTGGCACTCGCTAAAAAATATGACATGCCGGCGCTCGGGCTCACCGATCACGGCAATATGCACGGCGCCATTGAATTCTACAAAACATGCAAAAAGAATGGCATCAAGCCGATCATCGGCCTTGAAGCATACGTGACGCCCGGGTCGCGCCACGAAAAACGCGCCGGCATAGACACGACACGTTTTCATCTTACGCTCCTTGCTAAAAACAATACCGGCTATAAAAACCTCATCAAGCTCGTTACGTACTCGTACCTTGAAGGATACTATTACAAGCCGCGCATTGATAAAGAGCTTATGCGAAAATATTCCGAGGGACTCATCTGTCTTTCCGGCTGTTTCGGCGGCGAGCTCTCGCGGGCTCTGCGCGCCGGGAACACGGAAGAAGCAGAGCGCGTCATCGCGGAACACCAAGATATTTACGGCAAGGAAAACTATTTCCTTGAGGTCATGAATCACCCGGGTGTTCCAGGCATTGAAGAGGTGAAGCGAGGTATTATTGCGCTCTCCCGGAAATTGAATGTCCCTCTGGTCGCCACCCAAGACTCGCATTATCTCCATCACGAGGACGGCCGGGCGCACGAAACCCTGCTTGCCATTCAAACCAACACCAACCTTCAAAGCAGTGATCGTTTTTCCATGAGCTCCGATGATTATTCGTTCATTGATACAAAAAAGGCTTTTGAATACTTCAAAGAAATTCCCGAGGCGGTGGAAAATACGCAAAAAGTTGCCGACATGTGCGACATAGAACTTGAGCTCGGCACGTGGGTATTCCCCGACCTCAAGATCCCCGAAGGCACCACCTATGATAGCGAGTTAAGGCGCCTCACTCATGAAGGTATCAAGCGCCGCGGCCTTGAAGAAACAAAAGAGGTTATGGATCGCATTGAATATGAATTTGATATCATCAAGACAAAAGGATATTCTCCGTATTTTTTAGTCGTAGCCGATCTTCTTAAGTTCGCGCGCGAGCGCGGTATATTAACGACCGTCCGCGGTTCCGTGGCCGGCTCCATAACCACCTACCTGCTTGGCATTACCAATATTGATCCGCTTGAATATAAACTGCCGTTTGAGCGGTTCTTAAACCCGGAGCGTCCCTCCGCTCCCGATATTGATATGGATTACGCGGATAATCGGCGTGATGAGGTCATAGAATATGCAAAACAAAAGTACGGCGAGGATAAAGTCGCGCAGATCGGCACCTTCGGTACCATGCTTGCGCGCGGTGCTGTCCGAGACGTGGCGCGTGCGCTGGGGCATCCGTATGGAATCGGTGATCGCATCGCAAGGCTCATCCCGATGGGCTCGCAAGGATTCGCCATGACCATTGACCGAGCGCTCAAAGAGACGCCGGAGCTCAAGGATATGTATAAAAAAGAAGCGGAAACCAAGGAAATCCTTGATTTGGCGAAACGCCTTGAGGGATGCGTCCGCCATGTCTCGGTCCACGCCGCCGGTGTGGTTATCTCCCCCACTCCGCTCTCCAATTTTGTACCGCTCCAGCTTGATCCGCGCGGCGGAAAAATAATTACCCAATATGACATGCATGCGGTAGAGGACGCGGGGCTTCTCAAATTTGACTTCCTGGGTATTCGCAACTTGGCAATACTGGAAAACGCGGTGCATCTGGTAAGAGATCTTGAAGGCATACATATAGATATTGAACGTATTCCCTTTGATGACGTCAAAACATTTGAGATGCTGGCACGAGGCGAGACCATGGGTCTGTTTCAATTAAACGGCGCCGGCATGACACGCTATCTGAAAGACCTCCGGCCTTCAACTATTCACGACATCAATGCTATGGTGGCGCTCTATCGCCCCGGACCGATGGAAAATATCCCGCACTATATTTCACGCAAACACGGCAAAGAGCCGATTGCTTACCTTGACCCGCGCATGAAGAGCATCTTAGAGCGCTCCTACGGCGTGATCACCTATCAGGATGACGTGCTTCTCATTGCGATCAATTTGGCGGGATATTCATGGCTTGAAGCCGACAAACTGAGAAAGGCCATGGGAAAAAAGATTCCGAAGATCATGGCCGAACAGGAAGAAAAATTCGTCAGCGGTTGTATTGACGGAGGAATGTCTCCCGCGAAGGCGCTTGAGCTCTGGAAGCTGATTGAACCCTTTGCCGCCTACGGGTTCAATAAAGCGCACGCGGCAAGCTATGGGCGCGTGGCATACCAGACCGCCTACATGAAAGCGAACTTCCCCGCTCTCTACATGACCGCAGTGCTCACCGCGGAAGCCGGCGACGTTGAAAAAATATCGGAAATCATCGCTGAGTGCAAACGCATGGGTATCCCTGTACTCCCTCCGGACGTGAATGAAAGCTTCAGTGATTTTACCGTCGTGCGAAAAAAGGAAGAGCAAGATAGAATCCGTTTTGGACTTTATACCATCAAAAATCTCGGTTCGGATATTTCAGATGCGGTCATTGCAGAGCGCGAGCGGGGGGGGAGATTTGCATCATTTGCGAATTTCTTGGAACGCATTCTGCATCGCAATTTAAATAAGAAATCCTTGGAAGCGCTCATCCGTTCCGGTGCTCTTGACGCTTTCGGCGAGCGCGGGCAGATGCAGGGCAACATGGACGAAGCGCTCGCCTATCACAAAGAGCACAGCACAGGAAACAAAAGCCAAACATCGCTTTTTGGTCAAATGTCAGACCAAAGTACTATCACTAAATTTAGAATGAA is a genomic window of Patescibacteria group bacterium containing:
- the rnc gene encoding ribonuclease III; protein product: MKFELLNLHVNGMKDFSEFEKRIGVEFNDKNLLKQAFIHRSYLNENPGLGLSHNERLEFLGDAVLELVTTDYLYRTYTDKTEGELTAYRAALVNTISISKAAVAIGANEFLLLSKGESKDTGKARQYILANTYESIIGAIFLDLGYEASAKFIAETLLPYLTEIISNRLWQDAKSYFQERSQEYVGVTPSYSVLEEEGPDHEKHFTVGIFLRDELVARGEGESKQEAEQEAARNALLEKGWNGHDIA
- the nusB gene encoding transcription antitermination factor NusB, with the protein product MANRHLSRSIVMQSLFEWDFNGNKNIAIEDTVTRNAAEFAPGVKDTSFMKALAKGVLEKQGKIDAIITKAAPDWPLEKISIVDRNVLRIGLSELLFGDRKEVPPKVAINEAIELAKTFGGENSGKFVNGVLGAVYKELGEPGKDESSQKNNKVIDPATLPVDGLVGALVYAREGADVYLGLIHDVFGHWTLSKGHLKENEEEKDGVVRKVKEEMGAVVSTVHDTLGVNEYIASDPKQGKIRKRVSYFLAEAKFDDLVTGESGGIDDAKWFKLADVVNLNIYDDILPIVTKGIHILLTKK
- the rpmF gene encoding 50S ribosomal protein L32 → MRHTRGHTGNRRSHHALTTPRLSLCGKCGEGHLRHKMCGNCGTYRGREIVDVLAQVNRKAERAKAKTRELGKEPKAEEGSAGAKEPLEAKGKKK
- a CDS encoding NUDIX domain-containing protein, with the translated sequence MQRGEGYGSISAILLRLCGGNIAVLVLPDRKPRIEELPTKFTLPGGSIKEGESEEDALTREVEEETGLIISPKQCTRVAGFSKEFKKQGTRHTFWLVQNKWKGVLRHIGLHGETGKPQWWGVDLALQKKNGLHFSHKLALYCALKEGGFAKDFKDIAHLLREHEDLHTSYRFS
- a CDS encoding ribonuclease HII, with protein sequence MGNVIRSVKYVIGIDEVGRGPLAGPVAVGVMASALPARKLSRLFRSVKDSKKLSAQKREEWFARIREETRRGVLIYHVSFVSSRVIDRHGISYALKKAMKMSLMKLACDPKMCRVLLDGGLVAPEEYVSQKTIIKGDEKEILIALASIAAKVLRDRKMTGYGKQYPQYLFPQHKGYGTKEHMERIKQHGISPIHRKSFLKRVDPVVDFGIARSARQKRVMPKFTIGVDLR
- a CDS encoding DNA polymerase III subunit alpha → MDTKFVHLHTHSHYSLLDGLSKIDEMVALAKKYDMPALGLTDHGNMHGAIEFYKTCKKNGIKPIIGLEAYVTPGSRHEKRAGIDTTRFHLTLLAKNNTGYKNLIKLVTYSYLEGYYYKPRIDKELMRKYSEGLICLSGCFGGELSRALRAGNTEEAERVIAEHQDIYGKENYFLEVMNHPGVPGIEEVKRGIIALSRKLNVPLVATQDSHYLHHEDGRAHETLLAIQTNTNLQSSDRFSMSSDDYSFIDTKKAFEYFKEIPEAVENTQKVADMCDIELELGTWVFPDLKIPEGTTYDSELRRLTHEGIKRRGLEETKEVMDRIEYEFDIIKTKGYSPYFLVVADLLKFARERGILTTVRGSVAGSITTYLLGITNIDPLEYKLPFERFLNPERPSAPDIDMDYADNRRDEVIEYAKQKYGEDKVAQIGTFGTMLARGAVRDVARALGHPYGIGDRIARLIPMGSQGFAMTIDRALKETPELKDMYKKEAETKEILDLAKRLEGCVRHVSVHAAGVVISPTPLSNFVPLQLDPRGGKIITQYDMHAVEDAGLLKFDFLGIRNLAILENAVHLVRDLEGIHIDIERIPFDDVKTFEMLARGETMGLFQLNGAGMTRYLKDLRPSTIHDINAMVALYRPGPMENIPHYISRKHGKEPIAYLDPRMKSILERSYGVITYQDDVLLIAINLAGYSWLEADKLRKAMGKKIPKIMAEQEEKFVSGCIDGGMSPAKALELWKLIEPFAAYGFNKAHAASYGRVAYQTAYMKANFPALYMTAVLTAEAGDVEKISEIIAECKRMGIPVLPPDVNESFSDFTVVRKKEEQDRIRFGLYTIKNLGSDISDAVIAERERGGRFASFANFLERILHRNLNKKSLEALIRSGALDAFGERGQMQGNMDEALAYHKEHSTGNKSQTSLFGQMSDQSTITKFRMKEAAPATQDEKLGWEKELLGLYVSGHPLEKYQERFAKRDTNIKKIKTELREGMMAVIAGIVEEAKEVVTKKGDRMAFMKVADFTDTIEVVVFPKLFVESKGLCVADRCVAIKGKISERNGEKSLVAEGIKEL